The window TGCTGTACAGCACGATGAACTGCAGCACCGCCGAGGATTTCTTCTGCACGGTCAGGCCCTGCGCCTGCACCTCGGTCGGCAATTGCGCGAGCGCGCTCTGCACCCGGTTATTGACGTTGACGGTGTTGATATCGGGGTTGGTGCCGAGCGCGAACGAGACCGTCAGCGTGTAGCTGCCGTCATTGCCGCTGGTCGACTTCATGTAGAGCATCTTGTCGACGCCGACGACCTGCGCTTCCAGCGGCTGGGCGACGCTCGATTCTACCACTTCGGCCGAAGCACCAGGGAATACGGCCGAGACCGTGACCTGCGGCGGCACGATGTCCGGGAACTGGGCGACCGGGATTTGCATCAGCGCCAGCGCGCCCGCGATCGTGATCACGAACGCGATGACGATCGCAAGCCGCGGACGATCGACGAAGACAGCGGAGATCATGGGTTATTGCCCGTCGATTTCGGCGTGCTGGTGGCGCCGCCGTCCGCAGAAACCTTCATGCTCGACTGGATCAGCGCGCTGGCGGGCCCCGGCGCGACCGCCTCGCCCGGCCTGACCTTCTGCAACCCCTCGACGATCACCTTGTCGCCGAGCGCGATGCCGTTCGTCACCGCGGCAATCGTCGATGTCGATTGCCCAAGCTGGATCCGCTTTTGCTCGGCCTTGTTGTCCGCGCCGACGACGTAGACATATTCACCCTGCTGGTCCGACAGCACCGCCGAGCGCGGGATCGCCAGCACCTCGACCGGCTGCACGCCTTCCAGCAGCACGGTCACGAACTCATTGTCGGTCAGCTCGCGGACCGCACCGCCGGCTGCGACGGATGTGTACGTCGACGGGTTAGGGATGGTGCCGCGCAAGGAGATAGTGTCGGTGTTCTGCGCGATGGTGTTGTTGACGAAGTTCAGCTCGCCGACCTTGTCGTAGAGCCGGCCGTCGGGCAGGCGCAGCCGGATGACCACGGCCTTGAAGCCGCCGCGCGTCGCATAGCGTTCGCGCAGATCGAGCGCCTCGCGCACCGGCACCGGGAACGTGACATACATCGGGTCCTGACTGACGATGGTCGTCAGGGTTCCCGAGCTCGGCGTCACGACGTTGCCCTCGGTGACTGCGGTGCGTCCGATCCTGCCGTCAATCGGTGAATGGATCTCGGTGTAGTCGAGATTGATCTGGGACAGGTCGACCTGCGCCTGCGCGGCCTGCACCTGTGCCTCGAGGCTCTGCTGGTTGGCGACTGCGGCGTCGACGCTCGATTGCTGGCCGGCCGGTCCGCCGAGCAGCGATTTGGCGCGGTC of the Bradyrhizobium quebecense genome contains:
- a CDS encoding efflux RND transporter periplasmic adaptor subunit, translating into MLGGLAGLLVSAGLAALGISAAHAQAGPPGPPAVGVFEAVKRPITQSNEFLGRIEAPNRVNVVARVTAFLEKRNFVEGSEVKAGDLLYQLERGPFEADLASKKAQVAQLQATLVNAKLTTDRAKSLLGGPAGQQSSVDAAVANQQSLEAQVQAAQAQVDLSQINLDYTEIHSPIDGRIGRTAVTEGNVVTPSSGTLTTIVSQDPMYVTFPVPVREALDLRERYATRGGFKAVVIRLRLPDGRLYDKVGELNFVNNTIAQNTDTISLRGTIPNPSTYTSVAAGGAVRELTDNEFVTVLLEGVQPVEVLAIPRSAVLSDQQGEYVYVVGADNKAEQKRIQLGQSTSTIAAVTNGIALGDKVIVEGLQKVRPGEAVAPGPASALIQSSMKVSADGGATSTPKSTGNNP